The genomic stretch GTTATCGGCGAACCCATCGACCACAAGGGCCCGCTCGATAGCGACAAACGTTACCCGGTCCACCGCGACCCGCCGCCGCTCGCCGAGCAGGACACGCGCGTCCGCCTGCTGGAAACCGGGCTCAAGGCCATCGACCTCGACTGCCCGTTCCCCAAGGGCGGCAAGATCGGTCTGTTCGGCGGCGCCGGGGTCGGCAAGACAGTCATCGTTCAGGAACTCATCCGCAACATCGCGGCCGAGCACGGCGGCATTTCGGTCTTCGCCGGCGTGGGCGAGCGTACGCGCGAAGGCAATGACCTCTACGGCGAGATGACCCGTTCCGGCGTGCTCGACAAGACCGTGCTCGTCTACGGCCAGATGAACGAACCGCCGGGCGCGCGTCTGCGCGTGGGCCTGACCGGCGTGGCCCAGGCCGAGTACTTCCGCGATGAGGAGAACCAGGATGTACTGCTCTTCATCGACAATATCTTCCGTTACGTTCTGGCGGGTGCCGAGGTGTCGACCCTGCTGGGCCGGATGCCGTCTGCGGTCGGTTACCAGCCGACCCTTGCGTCCGACCTCGGCGCGCTCGAAGAACGCATCACCTCGACCCGCACCGGCTCCATCACGTCGGTGCAGGCCATCTACGTGCCCGCCGACGACCTGACCGACCCGGGGGTGGCTACGGTCTTCAGCCACCTTGACGCCCAGGTCGTGCTCTCGCGCGAAATCGCCGCGCTCGGCATCTACCCGGCGGTCAACCCGCTCGAATCGTCCTCGTCCATCCTGTCGCCGGCCGTGGTCGGCGCGGACCACCACCGCGTGGCGACCGGCGTGCAGAAGGTGCTCCAGCGCCACAAGGAACTGCAGGACATCATCGCCATCCTCGGCATGGAAGAACTCTCGGATGAAGACAAACTCGTGGTGGCGCGGGCGCGCAAGGTCCAGCGCTTCCTGTCCCAGCCGTTCCACGTCGCCGAGCAGTTCACCGGCCGCAAGGGCGTCTATGTGCCGCTGGCTGAAACCATCCGCGGATTCGATGAGATACTCTCGGGAAAGCACGACGACCTGCCTGAGATGGCCTTCTTCATGTGCGGCACTATCGACGACGCCGTGCAGAATGCGGAGAAGTTGAAGTAGCAGGATGGCGGACTCCTTTCATCTGCTCATCGTCGTGCCGGGCCGCACCATCTACGACGGCAAGGCCGAATCAGCCATGATGCCCGCGGCCAAGGGAATGATGGGAGTCCTTCCCGGACATGCCCCTTTCTACGGCACGATCGAGGCCGGAACGATCACGGCTCGGACGGTTCCGGCGAACACCGTGTCACTCAAGGTCTCCGGCGGGACCGTGGAAGTCCTGCCCGACGATGTCACGATTCTCGTCGAGTCCCTCGAATCCTCTCCTCAGCCCTCGGTCCCTAACCCCTAGTCCCGCTTCCTGTGACTGTCGTCCCCTACGAGAAGCTGCGTGACCCGCGTGACTTCTTCGAGCTCATGGAAGCGTGCTTCGGCGAGATCGCCGCGCCCGAACATCCCGACTTGTTTCGTCGCTACGACGAACGCCGCCGCGGTGACTTCGGCTTCGGCATCTACCGAGGCGGGACGCTGGCGTCTTTCATCGGCGTGGCCGACCTGCGAGTGAGGACTCGCTCAGGCGAGGTAGAGCCGGCTCTCGGCATCCACCATGTCGCAACCCACCCTGCCTATGCGCGTCAGGGCCTTTCTCGCCGCCTGTTCGAGTTCGTGCATGAGCGATACGCGAAAGCCGGAACGCGGTTCTCCTTCCTCTACACCAGCCGTTCACTCGT from bacterium encodes the following:
- the atpD gene encoding F0F1 ATP synthase subunit beta, translated to MNKGKIVQVVGPVVDVDFEVGQMPAIYTALKAGTLTLEVMSHVGEGTVRTIALGPTEGLSRGVEAEDTGHPLTVPVGRTTLGRMMNVIGEPIDHKGPLDSDKRYPVHRDPPPLAEQDTRVRLLETGLKAIDLDCPFPKGGKIGLFGGAGVGKTVIVQELIRNIAAEHGGISVFAGVGERTREGNDLYGEMTRSGVLDKTVLVYGQMNEPPGARLRVGLTGVAQAEYFRDEENQDVLLFIDNIFRYVLAGAEVSTLLGRMPSAVGYQPTLASDLGALEERITSTRTGSITSVQAIYVPADDLTDPGVATVFSHLDAQVVLSREIAALGIYPAVNPLESSSSILSPAVVGADHHRVATGVQKVLQRHKELQDIIAILGMEELSDEDKLVVARARKVQRFLSQPFHVAEQFTGRKGVYVPLAETIRGFDEILSGKHDDLPEMAFFMCGTIDDAVQNAEKLK